One Rosa chinensis cultivar Old Blush chromosome 5, RchiOBHm-V2, whole genome shotgun sequence genomic region harbors:
- the LOC112165524 gene encoding ras-related protein RABA1f, with amino-acid sequence MGAYRADDDYDYLFKVVLIGDSGVGKSNLLSRFTRNEFSLESKSTIGVEFATRSIRVDDKVVKAQIWDTAGQERYRAITSAYYRGAVGALLVYDVTRHVTFENVERWLKELRDHTDANIVIMLVGNKGDLRHLRAVSTEDAQAFAERENTFFMETSALESMNVDNAFTEVLSQIYRVVSRKALDIGDDPAALPKGQTINVGGKDDVSAVKKVGCCST; translated from the exons ATGGGAGCGTACAGAGCTGATGATGATTACGATTACTTGTTCAAGGTGGTGTTGATCGGCGACTCTGGGGTTGGCAAATCGAACCTGTTGTCCAGGTTCACGAGGAATGAGTTCAGCCTTGAATCAAAGTCCACCATTGGGGTTGAGTTTGCCACCAGAAGCATTAGGGTCGATGATAAGGTGGTTAAGGCCCAGATTTGGGACACTGCTGGTCAAGAAAG GTATCGTGCAATCACAAGTGCATATTATCGAGGTGCAGTCGGTGCATTACTAGTCTATGATGTTACTCGTCATGTTACATTTGAAAATGTTGAAAGATGGTTGAAGGAGCTTCGGGACCATACAGATGCCAACATTGTGATCATGTTGGTGGGAAACAAGGGAGATCTGCGTCACCTGCGAGCCGTTTCCACTGAGGATGCCCAGGCTTTTGCTGAACGAGAGAATACCTTTTTCATGGAAACATCTGCCCTTGAGTCCATGAATGTTGACAATGCTTTCACAGAAGTGCTGAGCCAAATCTACCGTGTTGTAAGCAGGAAGGCCCTAGACATTGGGGATGATCCAGCAGCCTTGCCCAAGGGACAGACGATCAATGTTGGTGGCAAGGATGATGTATCAGCCGTGAAGAAAGTTGGATGTTGCTCCACTTAA
- the LOC112201596 gene encoding 28 kDa heat- and acid-stable phosphoprotein → MGRGKYKNKPTGQRQFSNREDLLAGTSTRPRSFSKREAEHEEEPEEDFVSFEDGSDEESDGQDEKKKGVQGIIEIENPNVVKPKTLKAKDIDIGKPTELSRREREELEKQRARERYMKLQEQGKTEQARKDLERLALIRLQREEAAKKREEEKNAKEQKKAESRK, encoded by the exons ATGGGCAGAGGAAAGTACAAGAACAAGCCCACTGGTCAGCGCCAGTTCTCCAATCGCGAAGATCTTC tTGCCGGTACCTCCACCCGTCCCCGTTCTTTTTCAAAG CGAGAAGCTGAACATGAGGAAGAACCGGAAGAGGATTTTGTATCCTTCGAAGATGGGTCTGATGAAGAATCTGATGGACAGGATGAA AAGAAGAAAGGCGTTCAAGGTATAATCGAGATTGAAAATCCTAACGTGGTAAAGCCGAAGACCTTGAAAGCTAAAGACATCGAT ATTGGAAAACCTACTGAACTCTCACGGCGTGAAAG GGAAGAACTAGAGAAGCAAAGAGCCCGTGAGAGATATATGAAGTTGCAAGAACAGGGGAAAACTGAACAAGCAAGGAAAGATTTAG AGCGTTTGGCGCTTATACGACTACAGAGGGAGGAAGCTGCTAAAAagcgagaagaagaaaaaaatg CTAAAGAACAGAAGAAGGCTGAATCCCGCAAATGA
- the LOC112165525 gene encoding uncharacterized protein LOC112165525, whose protein sequence is MADPNPPPENVPPPSSAKAATETKKFFSGEKVHFPNPPDPTNPDPATLREQWKYAIRQYSRMYSHAWGTAILAGASFFALGWFIKGGNPLPSFGTHHDPPPPPPPPPADNTDEPRRA, encoded by the coding sequence atggcAGACCCAAATCCCCCGCCTGAAAACGTTCCTCCACCGTCTTCAGCCAAAGCTGCAACCGAGACGAAAAAATTCTTCTCGGGCGAAAAGGTCCACTTCCCGAACCCGCCCGACCCAACAAACCCGGACCCGGCTACTCTCCGGGAGCAATGGAAATACGCCATCCGGCAGTACAGCAGAATGTACTCCCACGCTTGGGGCACCGCCATTCTCGCCGGAGCTTCCTTCTTTGCCCTCGGCTGGTTCATCAAGGGTGGCAATCCTCTCCCCTCTTTCGGCACCCACCAcgatcctcctcctcctcctccgccgcctcCGGCCGACAATACCGATGAGCCTCGCCGCGCATGA
- the LOC112164597 gene encoding cyanidin 3-O-galactoside 2''-O-xylosyltransferase FGGT1, producing MSDQTLHIAMYPWFAMGHLTSFLHISNKLAERGHKISFFIPIKTQPKMVQFNLHPDLISFIPINVPHVDGLPPGTETTADITFHLHPHLVTAMDLTRPQIEQSLCELNPNFVFFDFSYWLPEFLRQLGKNIKSVHYCTISPATVGYLISPERKLTEKMLTEFEYREAPTSFPSSSIKLRAHEARGLVYGANQEYGRGITFLKRQQINFGDCDAIAFKTCRELEGPFCNYLETQLRKPVILAGPVVPEPPSSQLEDKWAKWLGGFEPRALIFCAFGSECILKKEQLQELLLGFELTGLPFFAALKPPTGVESIESALPQGFLERVKGKGVVYGGWVQQPLILKHPSVGCFVTHCGSGSLSEALVNECQLVLLPNVGDQFINARMMSGDLKVGVEVEKGDEDGLFSKAGVCKAVKAVIDEDSEVGKEVRANHAKWREFFSSKGLENSYIDDFVHRLHKLLG from the coding sequence ATGAGTGACCAAACTTTGCATATTGCTATGTATCCCTGGTTTGCTATGGGACATTTGACCTCTTTTCTCCACATCTCCAACAAACTTGCAGAGAGAGGCCACAAAATCTCCTTCTTTATTCCCATCAAAACACAACCCAAGATGGTGCAATTCAATCTCCATCCAGATCTCATTTCGTTCATCCCCATCAATGTTCCTCATGTTGATGGACTCCCTCCCGGCACCGAAACCACAGCCGATATTACTTTCCATTTGCACCCCCATCTTGTCACCGCCATGGACCTAACTAGACCCCAAATTGAACAATCCCTTTGCGAACTCAACCCTAATTTCGTGTTCTTCGATTTCAGTTACTGGTTGCCTGAATTCCTGCGTCAACTAGGTAAGAACATTAAGTCTGTGCATTACTGCACAATTAGTCCTGCAACTGTGGGATACCTGATAAGCCCTGAGAGAAAATTGACGGAGAAAATGCTAACCGAATTTGAATACAGGGAGGCTCCAACTTCATTTCCTTCGTCTTCGATCAAGCTACGAGCCCACGAAGCTCGAGGACTAGTATATGGTGCAAACCAGGAATATGGCCGTGGGATTACATTTCTCAAACGCCAACAGATCAATTTTGGTGATTGTGATGCCATTGCATTTAAAACTTGTAGAGAATTGGAGGGTCCATTTTGTAATTATCTTGAAACCCAACTGAGGAAGCCTGTGATTCTTGCTGGTCCAGTGGTGCCAGAGCCTCCAAGTTCGCAGTTGGAAGACAAATGGGCAAAATGGCTTGGAGGATTCGAACCAAGAGCCCTGATTTTCTGTGCTTTTGGAAGTGAATGCATTTTGAAAAAAGAACAATTGCAAGAACTGTTGTTGGGTTTTGAGCTTACTGGTTTGCCTTTCTTCGCTGCACTGAAGCCACCAACCGGAGTTGAATCAATTGAATCAGCATTGCCACAAGGGTTTTTGGAGCGGGTTAAAGGAAAAGGGGTTGTTTATGGGGGTTGGGTTCAGCAGCCTTTGATACTTAAACACCCATCTGTGGGTTGCTTTGTGACTCATTGTGGCTCGGGGTCTTTATCCGAGGCACTAGTGAATGAGTGTCAATTGGTCCTTCTGCCAAATGTGGGAGATCAGTTCATCAATGCGAGAATGATGAGTGGCGATCTGAAAGTGGGAGTTGAGGTTGAGAAAGGGGATGAAGATGGCTTGTTTAGCAAGGCCGGGGTTTGCAAAGCTGTGAAAGCTGTGATTGATGAGGACAGTGAGGTTGGGAAGGAGGTGAGGGCCAACCATGCCAAGTGGAGGGAGTTCTTCTCCAGCAAAGGGCTTGAGAACTCATACATTGATGATTTTGTACACAGGCTCCATAAACTGCTAGGATGA
- the LOC112203004 gene encoding uncharacterized protein LOC112203004: MASSGGSNATNEVDRSLRRGSNDVGWDFAVLADPHNLDKLKCKLCGKVISGGIHRMKQHIANIKGNVASCKNSTDADKAKCIATIEGAKIKRKQKDMHEKEVREEVEVSQSHDVEDVEIEGPSLSRKRPHFLGPINKWVYEAGIPFHAIDNDSFKRFVEAVGQFGPGYRPPTQYQLREPLLKEEFERTKNSLKKHEEEWAKNGCSIMTDAWSDRKRRSIMNLCVNCKEGTTFLSSREDSHQSHTGAYIFEYVDKCIEEVGAQNVVQVVTDNATNNMVEGNLLKIKRPNIFWTSCATHTLNLMLQGIGNQPKFKGVIEKAKAFTIFIYANHKTLALMRKHTKKRNIVRPGVTRFATSFLTLQSLKEKKSELRCMVACDDWTACKHSKSAKGKMAYNTVLSTSFWNGVTLCLKVFAPLFKVLRLVDGDKKPSMGFLYGELLKAKEDIKEAFKHQEANYRPIIEIIDEKARGRLDSPLHLAAYLLNPYYFYKDEDIQYDHVVMEGFFLCVEKFFPDDLETQSVVTNEELLMYKSKGGGFGRALAKLGCAKNDDKYDPVGWWSNYGSGTPKLQKMARRILFLTTSSSGCERNWSTFEGIHTKKRNRLDASRLNNLVYVQFNAKIINKKRRAQELGVDVLLGNKASKAQGWIVDGGDEEDDSDIISEIEGESSGVDSGLRRSSRNVEVRELHDEDFVSDEDTEEEGEEEDVEFESDTEGVLDGYGEELEI, translated from the exons ATGGCATCTTCTGGAGGATCTAATGCTACTAATGAAGTAGATAGATCATTGAGGCGTGGGTCAAACGATGTTGGATGGGACTTTGCGGTGTTGGCGGATCCACACAACTTAGATAAGTTGAAGTGTAAGTTGTGTGGAAAAGTAATTAGTGGTGGAATACATAGAATGAAGCAACACATTGCCAACATCAAGGGGAATGTTGCCTCATGCAAGAATTCTACGGATGCCGATAAAGCCAAATGTATAGCCACAATAGAGGGAGCAAAAATTAAGAGAAAGCAAAAGGATATGCATGAGAAGGAAGTGAGGGAAGAAGTTGAAGTTTCTCAATCACATGATGTAGAAGATGTAGAAATTGAAGGGCCAAGTTTGTCAAGAAAAAGGCCGCACTTTCTTGGGCCTATAAACAA GTGGGTGTATGAAGCCGGCATTCCATTTCATGCCATTGATAATGATAGCTTCAAAAGATTTGTAGAAGCGGTTGGTCAATTTGGCCCGGGTTACCGACCTCCAACTCAATACCAACTAAGAGAGCCATTGTTGAAGGAAGAGTTTGAGAGGACGAAAAATTCACTCAAGAAGCATGAAGAAGAGTGGGCAAAGAATGGTTGTTCCATTATGACCGATGCTTGGAGTgaccgaaaaagaagaagtattATGAACTTGTGTGTTAATTGCAAGGAAGGCActacttttctttcttcaagGGAAGATTCGCATCAATCACACACCGGGGCCTATATCTTTGAATATGTTGACAAATGCATTGAAGAAGTTGGGGCACAAAATGTTGTTCAAGTAGTGACGGATAATGCTACTAACAATATGGTGGAGGGGAATTTGTTGAAGATAAAGAGGCCAAATATATTTTGGACTTCATGTGCCACTCATACATTGAATCTCATGCTTCAAGGGATTGGTAACCAACCAAAATTCAAAGGAGTGATTGAGAAGGCAAAGGCATTCACTATCTTTATCTATGCAAATCACAAGACATTGGCTTTGATGAGGAAGCatacaaagaaaagaaacataGTGAGGCCGGGAGTCACTAGATTTGCCACTTCCTTTCTAACTTTGCAAAGcttgaaggagaagaagagtgaGTTGAGGTGTATGGTTGCTTGTGATGATTGGACCGCTTGCAAACATTCTAAGAGTGCTAAGGGGAAAATGGCATATAATACCGTATTGAGCACCTCTTTTTGGAATGGGGTAACACTTTGCTTGAAAGTGTTTGCTCCTTTGTTTAAGGTGCTTCGCCTTGTGGATGGGGATAAAAAGCCATCAATGGGCTTTTTGTATGGAGAATTACTCAAGGCAAAGGAAGACATTAAAGAGGCATTCAAACATCAAGAGGCCAATTATCGGCCAATTATAGAGATTATTGATGAGAAAGCCCGTGGTCGTCTTGATAGTCCATTACATTTGGCGGCTTACCTCTTGAACCCCTATTACTTCTACAAGGATGAAGACATTCAATATGATCATGTTGTCATGGAAGGGTTCTTTCTTTGTGTGGAGAAGTTTTTTCCCGATGACCTTGAGACCCAAAGTGTGGTGACAAATGAAGAATTGTTGATGTATAAAAGCAAAGGGGGTGGATTTGGAAGAGCATTAGCTAAGTTGGGATGTGCAAAGAATGATGACAAGTATGATCCGG TTGGATGGTGGTCCAATTATGGAAGTGGAACACCCAAATTGCAAAAAATGGCTAGAAGAATACTCTTTTTAACTACAAGTTCATCCGGGTGCGAAAGGAATTGGAGTACTTTTGAGGGA ATCCATACAAAGAAAAGGAATAGACTAGATGCTTCAAGATTGAATAATCTAGTCTATGTCCAATTCAATGCCAAGATTATTAACAAAAAGAGAAGGGCTCAAGAGTTGGGTGTGGATGTGCTACTTGGTAATAAAGCTAGCAAGGCTCAAGGGTGGATTGTGGATGgtggtgatgaagaagatgactcGGATATTATTAGTGAAATAGAGGGAGAGTCTTCGGGAGTGGATAGTGGGCTTAGGAGAAGTTCTAGAAATGTAGAGGTAAGAGAGCTTCATGATGAAGATTTTGTATCGGATGAGGACACGGAAGAggagggagaagaagaggatgttGAGTTTGAGTCCGACACCGAAGGAGTCTTGGATGGATATGGAGAAGAGTTAGAGATTTAG